From Pantoea sp. Ep11b, the proteins below share one genomic window:
- a CDS encoding PTS sugar transporter subunit IIC, producing MNSVIDFLVKDLLGQASILIAFIALIGLLLQKKSAGKVMEGTFKTLLGFLIMMAGINIIVGTLTFLNTIFTHGFGMRGYITDVAAIAGLANRELGSEVALTLLVIFIVNIVIARLTPFKYIFLTGQALLWMATIGAVIGYKAGLTGLPLILTGGLFGGIMAVVMPALAQPVVRRITDSDDVALGHFCTIGYLVTAAVAKVVGKGSRSTEDLKLPDNFKFLQDTYLSMALVMVPMYLIPAVAAGPAFIAQYSNGMNYLMYAFMQSIQFVAGVFVLYSGVRLLLNELVPAFRGIAMRVVPDAKPALDCPVMFPYAPNAVIVGFLATTLGSIVGMLVFPMFGLAMILPGLLTNFFAGGTAGVFGNAMGGRRGAMIGGFVHGLFITILPAILVPMLESYGFTGVTFSDSDVISTGLVLGHAFQNNWLFVALFIAFVTAIAWFVNGKSTHPQEEKIHETL from the coding sequence ATGAATAGTGTAATCGACTTCCTGGTAAAAGATCTGCTGGGGCAGGCCTCCATTCTGATCGCCTTTATTGCGTTGATCGGGCTGCTGCTGCAAAAAAAATCGGCCGGCAAGGTGATGGAAGGCACCTTTAAAACCCTGCTCGGCTTCTTAATTATGATGGCGGGTATCAATATTATCGTTGGTACGCTGACCTTCCTGAATACGATATTTACTCACGGCTTTGGTATGCGCGGCTACATCACCGATGTTGCCGCCATCGCCGGGCTGGCCAACCGTGAGCTGGGATCGGAGGTGGCGCTGACGCTGCTGGTGATTTTCATCGTGAATATCGTTATCGCGCGGCTGACACCCTTTAAGTACATCTTCCTCACCGGGCAGGCGCTGCTCTGGATGGCGACGATTGGAGCCGTCATCGGCTACAAAGCCGGACTTACAGGTCTGCCGCTGATCCTGACCGGCGGGCTCTTCGGTGGGATCATGGCCGTTGTCATGCCTGCGCTGGCGCAGCCGGTAGTGCGCCGTATCACCGACTCGGACGATGTGGCGCTGGGGCACTTCTGCACCATCGGCTATCTGGTCACGGCGGCGGTGGCAAAAGTCGTCGGCAAAGGATCGCGCTCCACTGAAGATCTGAAGCTGCCCGATAACTTTAAGTTCCTGCAGGATACCTATCTGTCGATGGCGCTGGTGATGGTGCCGATGTACCTGATCCCCGCCGTGGCGGCCGGTCCGGCGTTCATTGCACAGTACAGCAACGGCATGAACTACCTGATGTACGCCTTTATGCAGTCGATTCAGTTTGTGGCCGGGGTATTCGTGCTCTACAGCGGGGTGCGTCTGCTGCTGAACGAACTGGTTCCCGCTTTCCGCGGCATCGCAATGCGTGTGGTGCCGGACGCAAAACCGGCGCTGGATTGCCCGGTGATGTTTCCCTATGCGCCAAACGCGGTGATTGTGGGCTTTCTCGCCACCACGCTCGGCTCCATCGTCGGCATGCTGGTTTTCCCGATGTTCGGCCTGGCGATGATCCTGCCTGGACTGCTGACTAACTTCTTTGCCGGTGGCACCGCTGGCGTCTTCGGCAATGCCATGGGCGGCCGTCGCGGCGCGATGATCGGCGGCTTTGTACACGGCCTCTTTATCACCATTCTGCCCGCCATTCTGGTGCCAATGCTGGAGAGCTACGGCTTCACCGGTGTGACCTTCAGTGACTCCGACGTTATCAGTACCGGTCTGGTGCTCGGCCACGCCTTCCAGAATAACTGGCTGTTCGTGGCGCTGTTTATCGCCTTTGTCACCGCCATCGCCTGGTTCGTTAACGGTAAATCCACCCACCCTCAGGAGGAAAAAATCCATGAAACTTTATAA
- a CDS encoding ketose-bisphosphate aldolase translates to MKLYNFAELLKLAKQRDFKAVGSFNLHCLEMLPAYFKAAEKTNSPLMIQISTGTAKYLGHKLLVDAIKSLSESMNVPACLHLDHCSDLAAIQTAIDAGFSSVMYDGSHLPIEENIANTRRVINMARPHNVSVEAELGAIGGSEDGLCVEMDAIAFTPVDDARRFVEETGVDMLAISIGTVHGLYTGKAHIQHQRLADITAATHTPLVLHGGTGVSDEDMRLAVSSGIEKVNVGTEMNVQWVARCKSTFEKGKVNDSVRNFLVPANDAVTDVLVEKMQLFR, encoded by the coding sequence ATGAAACTTTATAATTTCGCCGAGCTGTTGAAGCTGGCTAAACAGCGTGACTTCAAAGCCGTCGGTTCGTTTAACCTTCACTGTCTTGAGATGCTGCCCGCCTATTTTAAAGCAGCAGAGAAAACCAACAGCCCGTTAATGATCCAGATCTCCACCGGCACCGCGAAATATCTCGGCCATAAGCTGCTGGTGGATGCCATTAAATCGCTGTCGGAAAGTATGAATGTGCCAGCCTGTCTGCATCTCGACCACTGTTCCGATTTAGCGGCGATTCAGACGGCAATCGATGCCGGATTCAGCTCCGTGATGTATGACGGGTCACATCTGCCGATTGAGGAGAATATTGCCAATACCCGCCGGGTGATCAATATGGCGCGCCCGCACAATGTCTCGGTGGAAGCCGAACTGGGGGCGATTGGTGGCTCGGAAGATGGTCTGTGCGTGGAAATGGACGCTATCGCTTTTACGCCGGTGGACGATGCGCGCCGCTTCGTCGAAGAGACCGGCGTCGATATGCTGGCGATCTCTATCGGCACCGTGCATGGGCTTTATACCGGTAAAGCCCACATTCAGCACCAGCGGCTGGCGGATATCACCGCAGCAACCCACACCCCGCTGGTGCTGCACGGCGGCACCGGGGTCAGTGACGAAGATATGCGGCTGGCCGTCAGCAGCGGGATCGAGAAGGTGAACGTCGGCACCGAGATGAACGTTCAGTGGGTGGCGCGCTGCAAATCGACCTTTGAGAAAGGCAAGGTCAATGACAGCGTGCGGAATTTCCTGGTTCCCGCCAACGATGCCGTCACCGATGTGCTGGTCGAGAAGATGCAGTTATTCCGGTAA
- a CDS encoding PTS sugar transporter subunit IIA, which translates to MTIKQLLQEANAIQIGIDATDWRQVIALAAAPLVRGGYLSASYPDAVIANTLTHGAYYVFEEGIAIPHARPEAGVIRDCFSMILLNEPISFEGSDKADIVIMFGARDSNAHIEEGIRAIVSLLEDEQTLVRLRQAASVAEVIDIL; encoded by the coding sequence ATGACGATTAAGCAGTTATTGCAAGAGGCCAATGCCATCCAGATCGGGATTGACGCCACGGACTGGCGTCAGGTTATCGCGCTGGCCGCGGCCCCGCTGGTGAGAGGGGGATATCTGTCGGCCTCCTATCCTGACGCCGTGATCGCCAATACGCTGACGCATGGCGCCTATTATGTTTTTGAAGAGGGGATCGCGATCCCCCATGCGCGACCGGAAGCCGGGGTCATCCGCGACTGTTTCAGCATGATCCTGCTGAATGAGCCGATCTCGTTTGAGGGCAGCGACAAGGCGGACATTGTGATCATGTTTGGCGCCCGCGACAGTAATGCCCATATCGAAGAGGGGATCCGGGCGATTGTGTCGCTGCTGGAGGATGAGCAGACGCTGGTCAGACTCCGTCAGGCCGCGAGCGTTGCGGAGGTCATCGACATCCTATGA
- a CDS encoding glucokinase — MTLKTPPKRVVLVNGIPASGKSTLTHALSHHFGWPVLTLDSLKEPFMACFAPVDRQRNRQLGCAAYQAIWNIVGQSPATPVWLIDAWFGFQPRALLEQGLKQAGVGEVLELWLKIDPDVAVARYQARLSQRQPGHPGAEYLPELHQLAQRARPMALGPLCEVNACAQDHAAVFQWLQQQLSRTRYTSAHHLKSEALQDVVTPLSANR, encoded by the coding sequence ATGACGCTGAAAACTCCCCCTAAACGTGTGGTGCTGGTGAACGGCATTCCGGCGTCTGGCAAAAGCACCCTGACGCACGCGCTGTCGCACCACTTTGGCTGGCCTGTGCTGACGCTCGACAGCCTGAAGGAGCCCTTTATGGCCTGCTTTGCGCCGGTGGACCGCCAGCGTAACCGGCAGCTGGGCTGCGCTGCCTATCAGGCGATCTGGAACATTGTCGGGCAGTCACCGGCTACGCCTGTCTGGCTCATCGACGCCTGGTTTGGCTTCCAGCCGCGTGCGCTGCTGGAGCAGGGACTGAAACAGGCGGGTGTCGGCGAGGTGCTGGAGCTGTGGCTGAAGATCGATCCAGACGTGGCGGTGGCGCGCTATCAGGCGCGGCTCTCGCAGCGGCAGCCCGGTCATCCGGGGGCGGAGTATCTGCCGGAGCTGCACCAGCTGGCGCAACGGGCGCGGCCCATGGCGCTGGGGCCGCTCTGTGAGGTCAACGCCTGCGCGCAGGATCATGCGGCCGTTTTCCAGTGGTTACAGCAGCAACTCAGCAGAACCCGCTACACTTCAGCTCATCATCTGAAAAGTGAGGCGTTGCAGGATGTCGTCACCCCCCTGTCTGCAAACCGGTGA